The following are encoded together in the Ignatzschineria indica genome:
- a CDS encoding OmpA family protein — MRKLMMRGISIALLGVVVAACSSTGGAGGVGGTGGPGGVGYGYGYGEGPASTYYDADYGKRGTADRIIYFDFDSDRLRRESYDVVRAHGQELKANPNRGVWLEGHTDDRGSHEYNMGLGERRALSVRDLLLQSGANPNQIKVRSYGKEMPAVSGYDERAWAQNRRVEIVY, encoded by the coding sequence ATGCGTAAGTTAATGATGAGAGGTATCTCCATAGCGCTATTGGGGGTTGTGGTTGCAGCTTGTAGCTCTACTGGTGGTGCTGGCGGTGTCGGGGGGACAGGTGGCCCTGGAGGCGTAGGTTATGGCTATGGTTATGGTGAAGGGCCTGCAAGTACCTATTATGATGCCGACTATGGTAAGCGTGGAACGGCAGATAGAATTATCTACTTTGATTTCGATTCAGATCGTCTACGTCGTGAATCTTATGATGTTGTTCGAGCGCATGGACAAGAGTTAAAAGCAAATCCTAATCGTGGTGTCTGGTTAGAGGGGCATACCGATGACCGAGGATCTCATGAATATAATATGGGATTAGGTGAGCGTCGCGCATTGAGCGTAAGAGATCTTCTACTTCAATCGGGAGCGAACCCCAATCAGATTAAAGTACGTAGTTACGGGAAAGAGATGCCGGCAGTCTCAGGATATGATGAGCGTGCATGGGCACAAAACCGCCGTGTAGAGATTGTCTACTAA
- the msbA gene encoding lipid A export permease/ATP-binding protein MsbA encodes MIKKESLGLYKRILSYSFKYPLILITSLVCVVLGGFAEAGLFWLLKPILDEGFVDKNRLFIELMPWLVVGAFILTSALNFAGSFGMQWISQRVITTLRVQMFDKLLHLPQTAYDKHSTGYFMSKLTFDVAQLMAVSSLTLVSIIKDSAMIIGLITVMFINNWQITLLVFFMAPFLYLVLRYVSKRLRGISRRMQGQMGEFNHILEEGIRGQKEIKLFAAYDQMNGRFSQVNKHLRHLSMKSLVASQLASPVSQVFLVIFIAFVIWYASNQASADQVTIGSFISLLAAMVGMLTPIKRLVSMNEALQRGAAGAEGVFSILDAEGEKDQGSTQLPQVKGHIEFKEVTFQYEGSDVAALKEISLEIQPYETVALVGASGSGKSTFANLLSRFYNPTSGSISLDGKNIDEIELEAYRSAIGYVGQHVILFADTIAKNISFGNEASSEDAIEKAAQFANASGFIEKLPEKYETVIGENGAKLSGGQRQRIAIARAILKDAPILIFDEATSSLDNESEYAIQQALKELSREKTTIIIAHRLSTIEHADKIVVFDQGRIVEVGTHQSLLERDGYYAKLYRVDKK; translated from the coding sequence GTGATTAAAAAAGAGAGTTTGGGTTTATATAAACGAATTTTATCTTACTCTTTCAAATATCCACTGATCTTAATCACTTCACTGGTCTGTGTTGTATTAGGTGGCTTTGCAGAGGCAGGTCTATTTTGGTTATTAAAACCAATTTTAGATGAGGGGTTTGTGGATAAGAATAGGCTCTTTATTGAGCTGATGCCGTGGCTTGTTGTAGGCGCCTTTATCTTAACGAGTGCTCTCAACTTTGCCGGCAGTTTCGGTATGCAATGGATCTCTCAGCGAGTAATTACAACTTTGCGGGTACAGATGTTTGATAAATTGCTCCATCTTCCGCAAACAGCTTATGATAAGCACTCGACCGGTTATTTTATGTCAAAGCTGACTTTTGATGTTGCTCAGTTGATGGCGGTGAGCTCTTTAACGCTGGTTTCAATCATTAAAGATAGTGCGATGATTATCGGTTTAATTACCGTGATGTTTATCAATAATTGGCAAATTACGCTATTAGTCTTTTTTATGGCGCCATTTCTCTACCTTGTATTACGTTATGTCTCTAAGCGTCTGCGGGGTATCTCTCGTAGAATGCAGGGGCAGATGGGTGAGTTTAACCATATCTTGGAAGAGGGGATTCGAGGTCAAAAAGAGATCAAGCTTTTTGCCGCTTATGATCAGATGAATGGACGCTTCTCTCAAGTAAATAAACATCTTCGTCATTTGAGTATGAAGAGTCTGGTTGCGAGTCAGTTAGCAAGCCCTGTTTCTCAAGTCTTTCTGGTGATCTTTATTGCGTTTGTTATCTGGTATGCCTCTAATCAAGCTTCTGCAGATCAGGTGACCATTGGTAGCTTTATCTCTCTTTTAGCTGCGATGGTCGGGATGTTGACGCCCATTAAGCGTTTAGTCAGCATGAACGAGGCGTTGCAACGGGGCGCTGCCGGTGCGGAAGGGGTCTTTAGTATCTTAGATGCGGAAGGAGAGAAGGATCAGGGCAGTACTCAACTCCCCCAAGTGAAGGGGCATATCGAATTTAAAGAGGTTACTTTCCAATATGAGGGGAGTGATGTAGCGGCCCTCAAGGAGATCTCCTTAGAGATTCAACCTTATGAAACAGTCGCGCTTGTAGGTGCTTCAGGAAGTGGTAAGAGCACCTTTGCAAATCTCCTTTCCCGTTTTTATAACCCCACATCAGGCTCTATTTCATTAGATGGTAAAAATATTGATGAGATTGAGTTAGAAGCTTATCGCTCTGCAATCGGTTATGTAGGGCAACACGTTATCCTTTTTGCCGATACAATTGCTAAAAATATCAGTTTTGGTAATGAGGCCTCTTCAGAAGATGCGATTGAAAAGGCGGCGCAATTTGCAAATGCGAGTGGGTTTATCGAAAAATTGCCAGAAAAATATGAGACTGTTATTGGTGAAAATGGCGCAAAATTATCAGGTGGGCAGCGTCAGCGGATTGCAATTGCCCGCGCAATCTTAAAAGATGCTCCAATTCTTATTTTTGATGAAGCAACTAGTAGTTTAGATAATGAGAGTGAGTATGCTATTCAACAGGCATTAAAAGAGCTTAGTCGAGAGAAGACGACTATTATTATTGCACATCGCCTCTCTACCATTGAGCATGCTGATAAAATTGTTGTCTTTGATCAAGGAAGAATTGTTGAAGTAGGAACACATCAGAGCCTTCTCGAGAGAGATGGATACTACGCAAAATTGTACCGAGTTGATAAGAAATAA
- a CDS encoding OmpA family protein, with the protein MKKQLTIAALAGLFATSTAVAATDSLIDRQGEFVKDRQGECVLVKDGVPGCGVVVQDLTFSADTFFAFDKAELRPQGRELLDKVAAELVKNANDVKSIVLTGHTDAIGSEQYNLGLSQRRADAVRNYLVEKGVNPAIITAKGEGISYTFDNATAEGRAKNRRVDVKIEAVREVNVN; encoded by the coding sequence ATGAAAAAGCAATTAACTATTGCTGCATTAGCAGGTCTATTCGCGACTTCTACAGCTGTAGCAGCGACAGATTCGTTAATCGATAGACAAGGTGAGTTTGTAAAAGATCGTCAAGGCGAGTGTGTCTTAGTTAAAGATGGCGTTCCTGGATGTGGTGTTGTTGTGCAAGATTTAACTTTCTCAGCAGATACATTCTTTGCTTTTGATAAAGCAGAACTTCGTCCACAAGGCCGTGAGTTACTTGATAAAGTAGCAGCTGAGCTTGTTAAGAATGCAAACGATGTAAAATCAATCGTTCTTACAGGTCACACTGACGCAATCGGTAGCGAGCAATACAACCTTGGTCTTTCACAACGTCGTGCAGATGCAGTGCGCAACTACTTAGTTGAGAAAGGTGTTAACCCAGCAATCATTACTGCTAAGGGTGAAGGTATCAGCTACACATTTGACAACGCAACAGCTGAAGGCCGTGCGAAAAACCGTCGTGTAGATGTTAAAATTGAAGCAGTAAGAGAAGTAAACGTTAACTAA
- a CDS encoding ComF family protein gives MKRRRVIDHTKNLLKSLFPPFCTLCQQKIVNEEYENLCQKCCLDIILADRKCIFCDTPGAFLCHLCKKESPKLQNIFVCFNYESTIRKIIQQFKYSLRPYLARTLNQLIWQRSLNFFAQLPIDTTIIPMPSGRLRVAKRGYNPVSEVARHLSQRSELPYCDNYLKKRAFSIPQTDLKRADRLTNLQNHFLKNHQILPPLQQRSLLIIDDVVTTGRSFKQLLESVDNPHTEELYGLFIAQS, from the coding sequence ATGAAAAGAAGAAGGGTAATCGATCATACTAAAAATCTTCTTAAGAGTCTTTTTCCCCCTTTCTGTACCCTCTGCCAACAAAAAATTGTGAACGAGGAGTATGAAAATCTCTGTCAAAAGTGCTGCCTCGATATTATTTTAGCGGATCGAAAGTGTATCTTTTGTGATACACCCGGTGCGTTTTTGTGTCATTTATGCAAAAAAGAATCGCCAAAATTACAAAATATCTTTGTCTGTTTCAATTATGAGAGCACTATCCGCAAAATTATTCAGCAATTTAAATACTCCCTACGCCCCTATTTAGCACGAACACTCAACCAACTTATCTGGCAACGATCCCTCAATTTCTTTGCTCAATTACCCATCGATACAACAATTATTCCAATGCCGAGTGGCCGCTTACGTGTCGCTAAAAGAGGGTACAACCCCGTTAGTGAAGTTGCTCGCCATCTCTCACAACGTAGTGAGCTCCCCTATTGTGATAACTACTTAAAAAAACGAGCTTTTTCAATTCCCCAGACAGATCTAAAAAGAGCCGACCGCCTTACCAATCTTCAGAATCACTTTCTTAAAAACCATCAAATACTCCCACCCTTACAACAGAGATCACTTCTCATTATTGATGATGTTGTTACAACGGGGCGCTCTTTTAAACAACTCCTTGAAAGTGTGGATAATCCTCATACAGAGGAGCTTTACGGCCTCTTTATTGCCCAATCTTAA
- a CDS encoding endonuclease/exonuclease/phosphatase family protein, whose translation MPPLFDLSIASCNVQNLYEHSSLQKLFNFIIALDDPLNLPDIIALQEIGAETDGQKDYAQAIIGERICTIVKNMTGVNYRYYDLPPTNESSGGALNLNIRPAFLIKDSITVTELQTLPPMACFSGDESSFFSASRYPLVLTIDYQKQAITLINCHLKSQNARTNQDKKRARKQRNEQARAIYNFYNKLLPTHYIILLGDFNDTPNSQTLEILQGGELLSIWKDYPGRLYTTKHRNRPVVLDYILVDKRLSFHTPQAHHINTQLEYTFRYSDHDPISVEITSLSEDQIVR comes from the coding sequence ATGCCCCCTCTTTTCGATCTCTCTATTGCCTCCTGTAATGTTCAAAATCTCTATGAACACTCCTCTTTGCAGAAGCTCTTCAATTTTATTATTGCACTCGATGATCCTCTCAATCTTCCTGACATCATCGCCCTGCAGGAGATAGGTGCAGAGACAGACGGGCAGAAGGATTACGCTCAAGCGATTATTGGCGAGCGAATTTGTACAATCGTTAAAAATATGACTGGAGTGAACTACCGTTATTACGATCTTCCCCCAACCAATGAAAGTTCAGGCGGCGCACTTAATTTAAATATTCGCCCTGCATTTCTGATTAAAGATTCAATCACAGTCACAGAACTACAAACATTACCGCCGATGGCCTGCTTTTCCGGCGATGAGAGCAGCTTCTTTTCAGCATCACGTTATCCGCTTGTTCTCACTATCGATTATCAAAAACAGGCCATTACCCTCATTAACTGCCATTTAAAATCACAAAATGCAAGGACCAATCAGGATAAAAAGCGAGCACGAAAGCAGAGAAATGAACAAGCTCGCGCAATTTACAACTTCTACAATAAATTGCTGCCTACCCACTATATTATTCTCTTAGGGGACTTTAACGATACACCCAATAGCCAAACGCTAGAGATTTTACAAGGAGGAGAGCTACTCTCAATCTGGAAAGATTATCCCGGTCGACTCTACACAACAAAGCACCGAAATCGACCTGTTGTACTCGACTATATTTTAGTAGACAAGCGCCTTTCATTTCACACGCCACAAGCACACCATATCAACACCCAGCTAGAATATACCTTTCGTTATTCCGATCACGACCCTATCAGCGTCGAAATCACCTCTCTTTCAGAGGATCAAATAGTCAGATAG